In Hyphomicrobiales bacterium, the sequence TTTCATATTGTCGTAAATGCCCCGCCGCGGCACGCCGCCCAGCGCCCGGAAGGCGTGGTTATGGGCGTCGAACAGCATCTCATGGGTCTGCAGCGGGTAGGCTCGCAGTGTGAAGGCGCGGCTGTAGGACAGCTTCACATGCGCCACCTGCAGCTTGGTGCGCTCGCCAGCGATGATCGCCCAGTCCTCCGACCAGTCGAACTGGAACGCTTCACCCGGCACAAAGGCCAGGGGGACGAAGGTGCCACGGCCGCTGGTCTGCTGCTCGCGCAGGCGGGCTGCCTTCCAGTCCCGGGCAAAGGCCGCGACCCGATTGTAGGAGCCCTCATAACCGAGCAAAATCAGATCGGCATGCAACTGGCGGACCGTGCGCTTGTGCTTGCGCGACTTGCCGCCTTCGATCCGAAGCATCGCCGAGAGCTTGTCGGCATAGGGATCGAGTTTGCTCGGCCGGTCGGGAACATGAAACCGGGGCTCGACGCTATCCGCACGCAGATACTTGCGAACCGTATTCCGCGAGAGCCCCGTGCGCCGGGAAATCTCCCGGATCGAAAGATGATTCCGCCCATGCCAGCGGCGGATGACACTCAATAACTCCATGTCGATCACTCCGAGGTCCCCCGCATAGCCCGCGTGAGACGTGGTCAAAACATGGGTCAATTCTCGATGGAAAAATCCCCGCCTAACGGGTCAATTCTCGACGGAAATCAACACAGGAGGAGATCTTCGGCCCCGTGACCGGCGTGTTCAGATGGGACGACGAAGACGAGATGATCCGCCAGGCCAACGATACGGCCTTCGGCCTTGCAGGCGGGCTGTGGACGCGGAATCTCGACCGGGCTCACAAGCTCTCGCGCCGGCTGGAAACGGGCATGATCTGGATCAACCGCTATCTCAACCTCAAACCCAACCAATGGATGGGAGGCGTCAAGGCAAGCGGCTATGGCCGGGAAGCCGTTCGGGCCACCGTAGAGCACTATACCTATATGAAGAGTCTCGTGATCAATCTCGACTGAGTATCAACGCCTAGAGCATCGACCCAAAAAGTGGATCGCGGTTTTCGGAAAAAGCCGATGCAAAATCAAAAGGCTAGAGTATCGGACTGAATACGATATTCAGTCCGATACTCTAGATCCGATCGCTCTCCGGCCGGGCCGGGGCATGAACCCGATTGCAGATGCGATGCATGTGCAATTCGGGGCGCGCTATCCGAGTTTGACGATCGAGCCTCCGCCAGTCGCCTGGTCGGTCGGGAAGACTTCGAGTCGCGAGACGTCGACGAAATCCGGCAGCGAGATCACCGTCGCGATCAGGCTGGCGATGTTTTCCGGCAGGATCGAACGGTAGCCGTCATAGAGCGTCGCCTTCGCGGCCTCCGCTCCCAACGCTGTTCGATAGAGGTCGGTCTGGACGCGGCCGGGAACGATCTCGCTGACCCGGATTCCGGTGCCGAGCAGATCGCAGCGCAGGTTGTCGCAGAACAGGCTCAAGCCCGCCTTGGACGGCCCGTAGGCGCCCATCGACGGAAAAGCCGCCCGTCCGCCGCTTGAGCCGAGATAGATCAGATGGCCGCGCTTGCGCGCGACCATCCCGGGCAGGATGGCGCGGGTCAGGTGCATCGGCGCCTTGAGATTGACGTCGATCATCGCGTCGATCTCGGCCGGATCGATCTCGTCGAAACGGGCGCGGGTCGAGAGGATGCCGGCGTTGTTGATGAGGATGTCGACCGAGCGATCGCCGAGCTGCGCCATGACGGCCGCTGTGTCGCGCACGTCGGCCTCGATCGGCGTCGCGCCCGATTCCGTTGCCAGTTGCGCCAGCGCGCTCGCGCTACGGCCCAGTGCGAGAACCTCCAGCCCCATGCCTCGCAGCTTCAGGACCGTGGCGCGGCCGATGCCGCTGGTCGCGCCGGTAACGAGCGCGGTCGCTCTTTCGGCGGCCTCAGACATAGATGTAGCCCCCGCTGACCACGACGTTCTCGCCGGTCGCATAGCTGTTGCGGGAACTTGCCATCATCACGATCCATTCGGCCATTTCGGCGGGCTCGGCGGCGCGGCCGAGTGCGCTGGCCTTGGCGAGCTCGGGCAGGAAGCCGAGCTCCTTCGCCCTGTCGGTGGCAAAGCCGGCCGGCGCCACCGAATTCACCAGGATCTGGTCCTTGGCGCATTCCTGCGCGAAGGATTTGGTCAGGCTGACGACGGCGGCCTTCGTGGCGGCGTAATGGGCATTCTGGGGGTGGGCCTTGAAGGCGTCGACGGAGGTGACGTTGACGATGCGGCCGGTGACATGCGGCGGGTCGACGAAGCCGCGCATGTGCAGCACCGCGGCCACCATCATATGATAAGTGCCCTTGACGTTGACGGCGTTCTCCAGATCCCATTCGGCATCGGTGATCTCGAGGATCGGCCGGCGCGGATAGATCGCGGCGCTGTTGACGAGGCTGTGGATGCGGCCGAGCCTGGCGACGATCGCGGCGAAGCCGGCATGCGCGCTTTCCCGGACGCTGATATCGACGCTTGCCGTGGCGACCTCGACGCCGAGGGCGGACAATTCGGCGGCGGCGTGGGCCAGGCGTTCCGCATTGAGGTCGATGAGACCGATCTTGGCTGCGCCGTCGCGGATCATGAGCTTGGCGGTGACGAGGCCGAGGCCCGATGCGCCTCCGACGATAACGACGCTTTGTTGCTGCATGGCTGGTTCCCGCCTCGGCTTGCAAGAGTGTCTGATCTTAGTATGATGTCACTCATATGACAAATTATCATCGCGATGCGGGCGCTGCCGCAAGGTCGTATCGGCGTCAGGCGTATGATAGATGATATCTGAAGCACTTCAGCTCATCGATTCTGCGGAAGGCGGGCGGCCGTGAGCATCATCACCCAGCGCGGAAACCTCGCCGAGATCGTTGCCTCGCAACTCTCCGGGCGGATCGATGCCGGTGTCTATGCGCCGGGCGACAGGCTGCCGTCGAGTGCGCAGCTCTGCGAGGAGTTTGGGGTCAGCCGCACCGTCATCCGCGAGGCCATCGCCTCGCTGAAGGTCGGCGGGCGGGTGACGGCCCGGCAGGGTGCCGGTGTCTTCGTTTCCGAGCGCGAGACGCCGCCGCTCAGCTTCGAGGTCAACCGGATCGACGACGTTCGCTCCGCCCTGCAGATCCTGGAACTGAGGCTCGGCGTCGAATTGCAGGCCGTCGCGCTGGCGGCGTCCCGCCGGACACCCGAGGCGCTGGCCGAGATCGCGCGCGCCTATGACTTCATGGACCGCCTCGACACGCAGGATGCCGAGGCGGAGGCGAGGGCGGATTTCGAGTTTCACCTCGCCATCGCCAAGGCGACGCGGAACCCGCATTTTCCTCGCTTCCTCGAAGCGGTGATGAGCGAGATCAGTTTCGATCTCGTGCTCAAGCGGCGCGGCTTCTTCGGCGGGCAGGCCTATGTCCGGAAGGTCAACAAGGAGCATGCCAGCATCCTGGCCGCGATCACGCAAGGCGATGTGAAGGCGGCCAAGACGGCGATGACCCAGCATCTCGAGGAGAGCCTCGCCCGCTACAGGAAACTGCTCGAAGCCGAAGCGTAGGGCGGTTTCGCGTTTCCGAACTGCGAGAGCGCCCTATCTCTTTGTTTTCTCGATTCTCTTCGCGCGGGCTGAGGCCGCTTCGTTCGAAGATTCGTCCGGCATCTCAGGCGACGTGAGGCCGGTGTCGGGAAGCCGTGATCCAGCCGCCAGCTTGACTTCCGCAAAATATATAACTTATCATACAACTGAACACTTTGCCGATTTCGACGGCCTGCCCTCCGGTGGCCGGGAGGGAGCACGCATGACCGCGTTGTCGCAGATCCGGCTCGGCGCCGATATCGGCGGGACCTTCACCGATATCGTTCTCGATGTCCGCGGGGCGATCCATTCGACCAAGGTGCTCACCAACTATGCCAAGCCCGAGCAGGCGATCCTGGACGGCATCGCGATCGTCACGCAGGAGGCGGGCATCGCGCCGTCGGCGCTCGACATCGTGGTCCATGGCACGACGCTCGCCACCAACGCCCTGATCGAGCGGCGCGGCGCGCGCACCGCCTTCGTCACCACCGAAGGCTTCCGCGACGTGATCGAGATGCGGACGGAGAACCGCTTCGAGCAATACGATCTCGGCATCCGCCTGCCGACGCCGCTGGTGCCGCGCGAGGATCGCTTCCCGGTCAAGGGTCGGATCGGCGCGCGCGGGCAGGAGCTCCTGGCGCTGGACGAGGCGGCGCTGGAGGCGATCGCTGACTGGATTGCGGCCGGGGGCTACGGGGCCGTCGCGATCGGCTTCATCCATTCCTATGCCAATCCAGCCCATGAGCGGCGCGCCCGCGAGATCATCGCGCGCAAGGTCAAGGCGCCGATCTCGATCTCGTCGGAAGTCTCGCCGCAGATGCGCGAGTTCGAGCGCTTCAACACGGTTTGCGCCAATGCCTATGTCCGGCCGCAGATGGCCGACTATCTCGACCGGCTCCAGGTCCGGCTCAAGGAGATGGGCGCGAACTGCCCGGTCTTCATGATCCATTCCGGCGGCGGGTTGGTCTCGGTCGAGACCGCGGCCGAGTTTCCGGTGCGCCTCGTCGAGTCGGGCCCGGCGGGCGGGGCGATCTTCGCAGCGGACATCGCGCGGCGCTTCGCTCTCGACCACGTCGTCTCCTACGACATGGGCGGCACCACCGCGAAGATCTGCCTGATCGAGGATTTCCAGCCGCGCACGGCGCGTAGCTTCGAAGTCGCGCGGACCTATCGCTTCTGCAAGGGCTCGGGGATGCCGATCTCGATCCCGGTGATCGAGATGATCGAGATCGGCGCCGGCGGCGGCTCGATCGCCTGGGTCGATGCGATGGGCCGTATCCAGACCGGCCCGGAAAGCGCGGCCTCCGAGCCGGGCCCGGCCTGCTATCAGCGCGGGGGAAAGCGCCCGGCGATCACCGACGCCGATCTGGTTCTCGCCAAGCTCGACCCGGACAATTTCGCCGGCGGCGCGATCAGGCTCTCTGTCGAGAAGGCCGAAGCCGCGATCGCGGCCGATGTCGGCGAGCGTCTCGGTCTGACACCACAATCGGCCGCCTTCGGCGTCAGCGAGGTCGTTGACGAGAACATGGCCAATGCGGCGCGCGTCCATGCCGTCGAGAACGGCAAGAACATCTCCGACAACATCATGATCGCCTTCGGCGGCGCGGCGCCCCTGCATGCGGCGCGGCTCTGCGAGAAACTCGGCGTCGATCTCTGTCTCGTGCCAGAAGGGGCTGGCGTCGGCTCGGCCATCGGCTTCCTCAAGGCGCCCTTCGGCTATGAGGCCGTGGCCTCGCGGCTGGTGCGGCTCTCCAGTTTCGACGTGGCCGCGGTCAATACGCTGGTCGCCGATCTCAAGGCCACGGCCGAGGCCTTCGTGCGCAGCGGCACCGACGGCTCGCTCATCTGCGAGATCACCGCCTTCATGCGCTATGCGGGCCAGGGCTGGGAAATCCCGGTCTCGCTGCCGGACCGTCCGTTCGCCGCCGCCGATGCGGAGGCGATCCGCGATGCTTTCCGCGAGAACTACGCCCGCTTCTTCGGCCGCGCCATCGACGGCCTCGACGGGCTGGAGATCGAGATCGTGACCTGGTCGGTGAAGGTCCAGGACGAACGGCCCCGGCCTGCCCGGCAGGAACTGGTCCGTGACGGCGCGGCGCACAAGGCGAGTGTCACGCGCAAGGTCTTCGACCCCGCGAATGGCGCCTTCCTGCAGACCGGCATCGTCGAGCGCGGCGCGCTCAAGCCCGGCGCCAAGGTCGAAGGCCCCGCGATCATCGTCGAGCGCGAGACCTCGACCGTCGTGACCTCGCCCTTCGACGCGGTGCTGCAGGGCGACGGCACCATCCTCCTGGTTCGTAAGGGCCTCTCGAAGACCGGAGTTGGGGCATGAGCGAGATCGACGACATCCGCATGCAGGTGATGTGGAACCGCCTGGTCTCCGTGGTCGAGGAACAGGCGATGACGCTGCTGCGCACCGCCTTCTCGACCTCGGTGCGCGAGGCGGGCGACCTCTCGGCCGGTGTCTTCGACCCCGCCGGCCAGATGCTGGCGCAGGCGGTCACCGGCACGCCCGGCCACGTCAACACGATGGCCGAGGCGGTGCTGCATTTCATCGCCGAGATCCCGCGCGAGGAGATGTTCGAGGGCGACACCTATGTCACCAACGACCCCTGGAAGGGGACGGGCCATCTCCATGACATCACCATGGTCTCGCCCTCCTTTCTCGATGGCGAGCTGGTCGCCTTCTTCGCCTGCACGGCCCATGTCGTCGATGTCGGCGGGCGCGGCTTCGGGGCGGACGGCAAGTCGGTCTATGAGGAAGGCATCCAGATCCCGATCATGAAGTTCGCCGAGCGCGGGCAGGTGAACCGGGATCTCGTCCGCATCCTGCGCCAGAATGTGCGCGAGCCGAACCAGGTCGTTGGCGATTTCTACTCGCTCGCCGCCTGCAACGATGTCGGCCATCGCCGCCTCGTCGCGATGATGCGCGAGATCGGACTGGCGACGCTCGCCCCGCTCGGCGACTTCATCTTCTCGCGCACGCGGGCGGCGATGCAGGAGCGTATCGCGGCGCTGCCGAAGGGAAGCTGGTCCAACACCATGGTGACGGACGGCTATGACGAGCCGATCCCGCTCGCGGCCAAGGTGACGATCGCCGAGGACCATGTCGCGGTCGATTTCGCCGGCAGCGCCCCGGTGAGCCGCTGGGGCATTAACGTCCCGATCATCTACACCAAGGCCTATGCCTCCTATGCGCTGAAATGCGTGGTGGCGCCGGATATTCCCAACAACTCGGCCTCGCTCGCCTTCTTCACCGTCTCGTCGCCGGCCAACATCCTGAATGCCGAGCGGCCGGTGCCGGTCAGCCTGCGCCATGTGCTCGGCCATATGGTGCCGGATCTGGTGCTCGGCGCGCTGGCGCAGGCGCTGCCCGGCCGCATCCTGGCCGAAGGCGCGGCGGCGCTGTGGAACATCCATATCTCGGTGCGGCCGGTCGCCGGTAGGGCAGGGCGTCGTGCCGAGGTTCTGATGTTCAATTCAGGCGGCATGGGCGCCCGGCCGGATAGCGACGGGCTCGGCGCCACGGCCTTCCCGTCGGGTGTGCACACCATGCCGATCGAGGCCACGGAGCAGACCGGGCCGATCGTGATCTGGCGCAAGGAACTGCGGCCCGATTCCGGGGGCGAAGGAGCCTATCGCGGTGGCCTCGGCCAATCGATCGAAATCGCGGCCGAGGACGGTCATGAGTTCGACTTCTCCGCGATGTTCGACCGCATCAGCCATCCGGCCCGCGGCCGCGACGGCGGCGAGGGCGGAGAGCCCGGGTCGGTGACGCTCGACGACGGCACGCGCATGCGCGCCAAGGGCTGGCAGCATGTGCCGGCCGGCCGCAGGCTCAAGCTCGAACTGCCCGGCGGCGGCGGCTTCGGCGATCCCGACAAGCGCAGCACCGAGTCGCGCGAGGAAGACCGCATCAAGGGTTACGTCACGGAGAAGACTTGATGAACTACGTTTCGTCCCGCCTTTCGGTCGTGAAGCCCTCGGCGTCGATGGCGGCCTCGCAGGCGGCGAAGGCGCTCGCCGCTCAGGGGATCGACGTGATCGACCTCGGCCTCGGCGAGCCGGACTTTCCGACA encodes:
- a CDS encoding FadR family transcriptional regulator, with the protein product MSIITQRGNLAEIVASQLSGRIDAGVYAPGDRLPSSAQLCEEFGVSRTVIREAIASLKVGGRVTARQGAGVFVSERETPPLSFEVNRIDDVRSALQILELRLGVELQAVALAASRRTPEALAEIARAYDFMDRLDTQDAEAEARADFEFHLAIAKATRNPHFPRFLEAVMSEISFDLVLKRRGFFGGQAYVRKVNKEHASILAAITQGDVKAAKTAMTQHLEESLARYRKLLEAEA
- a CDS encoding Uncharacterized short-chain type dehydrogenase/reductase y4eL, with translation MQQQSVVIVGGASGLGLVTAKLMIRDGAAKIGLIDLNAERLAHAAAELSALGVEVATASVDISVRESAHAGFAAIVARLGRIHSLVNSAAIYPRRPILEITDAEWDLENAVNVKGTYHMMVAAVLHMRGFVDPPHVTGRIVNVTSVDAFKAHPQNAHYAATKAAVVSLTKSFAQECAKDQILVNSVAPAGFATDRAKELGFLPELAKASALGRAAEPAEMAEWIVMMASSRNSYATGENVVVSGGYIYV
- a CDS encoding hypothetical protein (Evidence 5 : Unknown function); translation: MTGVFRWDDEDEMIRQANDTAFGLAGGLWTRNLDRAHKLSRRLETGMIWINRYLNLKPNQWMGGVKASGYGREAVRATVEHYTYMKSLVINLD
- a CDS encoding N-methylhydantoinase B; this translates as MSEIDDIRMQVMWNRLVSVVEEQAMTLLRTAFSTSVREAGDLSAGVFDPAGQMLAQAVTGTPGHVNTMAEAVLHFIAEIPREEMFEGDTYVTNDPWKGTGHLHDITMVSPSFLDGELVAFFACTAHVVDVGGRGFGADGKSVYEEGIQIPIMKFAERGQVNRDLVRILRQNVREPNQVVGDFYSLAACNDVGHRRLVAMMREIGLATLAPLGDFIFSRTRAAMQERIAALPKGSWSNTMVTDGYDEPIPLAAKVTIAEDHVAVDFAGSAPVSRWGINVPIIYTKAYASYALKCVVAPDIPNNSASLAFFTVSSPANILNAERPVPVSLRHVLGHMVPDLVLGALAQALPGRILAEGAAALWNIHISVRPVAGRAGRRAEVLMFNSGGMGARPDSDGLGATAFPSGVHTMPIEATEQTGPIVIWRKELRPDSGGEGAYRGGLGQSIEIAAEDGHEFDFSAMFDRISHPARGRDGGEGGEPGSVTLDDGTRMRAKGWQHVPAGRRLKLELPGGGGFGDPDKRSTESREEDRIKGYVTEKT
- a CDS encoding N-methylhydantoinase A produces the protein MTALSQIRLGADIGGTFTDIVLDVRGAIHSTKVLTNYAKPEQAILDGIAIVTQEAGIAPSALDIVVHGTTLATNALIERRGARTAFVTTEGFRDVIEMRTENRFEQYDLGIRLPTPLVPREDRFPVKGRIGARGQELLALDEAALEAIADWIAAGGYGAVAIGFIHSYANPAHERRAREIIARKVKAPISISSEVSPQMREFERFNTVCANAYVRPQMADYLDRLQVRLKEMGANCPVFMIHSGGGLVSVETAAEFPVRLVESGPAGGAIFAADIARRFALDHVVSYDMGGTTAKICLIEDFQPRTARSFEVARTYRFCKGSGMPISIPVIEMIEIGAGGGSIAWVDAMGRIQTGPESAASEPGPACYQRGGKRPAITDADLVLAKLDPDNFAGGAIRLSVEKAEAAIAADVGERLGLTPQSAAFGVSEVVDENMANAARVHAVENGKNISDNIMIAFGGAAPLHAARLCEKLGVDLCLVPEGAGVGSAIGFLKAPFGYEAVASRLVRLSSFDVAAVNTLVADLKATAEAFVRSGTDGSLICEITAFMRYAGQGWEIPVSLPDRPFAAADAEAIRDAFRENYARFFGRAIDGLDGLEIEIVTWSVKVQDERPRPARQELVRDGAAHKASVTRKVFDPANGAFLQTGIVERGALKPGAKVEGPAIIVERETSTVVTSPFDAVLQGDGTILLVRKGLSKTGVGA
- a CDS encoding Uncharacterized short-chain type dehydrogenase/reductase y4eK — translated: MSEAAERATALVTGATSGIGRATVLKLRGMGLEVLALGRSASALAQLATESGATPIEADVRDTAAVMAQLGDRSVDILINNAGILSTRARFDEIDPAEIDAMIDVNLKAPMHLTRAILPGMVARKRGHLIYLGSSGGRAAFPSMGAYGPSKAGLSLFCDNLRCDLLGTGIRVSEIVPGRVQTDLYRTALGAEAAKATLYDGYRSILPENIASLIATVISLPDFVDVSRLEVFPTDQATGGGSIVKLG